A window from Cydia strobilella chromosome 9, ilCydStro3.1, whole genome shotgun sequence encodes these proteins:
- the LOC134743968 gene encoding uncharacterized protein LOC134743968: MMKYQQSRPWSMWWRRHSGWRWRRQMALLAALAALLALRVRVPATSELTAELRAPPHKLAAHLADFNSLRLLYPHISSSWKLETQWSNYTSWRYSLSFWCGARCAGAAHVRAHDEYAAGPAHGPAQAHRGDFSIQTCRKLPLFFWPDFCEELEVEWFVGGGAGVAGGAGGAARYVERARSRRALGAALLGWLGGGGGLATARDEHLRALRATFQ, from the exons atgatgaAGTACCAG CAATCCCGGCCGTGGAGCATGTGGTGGCGCCGTCACTCGGGCTGGCGCTGGCGACGGCAGATGGCGCTGCTGGCGGCGCTGGCGGCGCTGCTGGcgctgcgcgtgcgcgtgccGGCCACCAGCGAGCTCACCGCGGagctgcgcgcgccgccgcaCAAGCTCGCCGCACACCTCGCCGACTTCAACAGCTTGCGGTTACTATAcccacatat CAGCTCATCCTGGAAGCTAGAAACCCAATGGAGCAACTACACGTCGTGGCGCTACTCGCTGTCGTTCTGGTGCGGTGCGcgctgcgcgggcgcggcgcacgTGCGCGCGCACGACGAGTACGCGGCCGGCCCGGCGCACGGCCCGGCGCAGGCGCACAGGGGGGACTTCAGTATACAGACCTGTCGCAAGCTGCCGCTGTTCTTCTGGCCTGATTTCTGTG AGGAGCTGGAAGTGGAGTGGTTCGTGGGCGGCGGCGCAGGGGTTGCAGGGGGGGCAGGGGGCGCGGCGCGGTACGTGGAGCGCGCGCGGAGCCGGCGCGCGCTCGGCGCGGCGCTGCTCGGCTGGCTCGGCGGCGGAGGCGGGCTGGCCACCGCGCGCGACGAACATCTGCGCGCACTGCGGGCGACTTTCCAGTGA
- the LOC134744009 gene encoding uncharacterized protein LOC134744009, producing the protein MERAVVRSSARLSGGGGGPSKSSGGGDKAGSRAEAARRAAAAALAAERRERARQRAEEVEDSPSVLRDKCRELARVVRQAKHLVVYTGAGISTAADIPDYRGPHGVWTRLQRGEDIGRVEVSSAQPTFTHMALTALVARGLCKFVVSQNCDGLHVRSGLPRRSLAELHGDMFAERCAAPRCRAVLLRAFDTTQRTRRYSHGTRRTCPAPRCGRPLRDTIVHFGERARAAWPLNWAGALRHAAAADVILCLGSSLKVLRRYPRLWCMARPARMRPRLYIVNLQWTPKDTAADLKINARCDSVMRELARRLRVRVPRYRRSRDPLLAHATPLAAAERHTCSRPELRAPALHGHERDSESDEPEEFDSSSASDSDDAVPLRRLQERLRASRPRTDGPSSPPPGADGPSGPGARLNGLRCPRDPPDRPRDRQFPERPRPLSQMEGPRRPPRPVPGLRRLERPTERSSDPNFPVEGPDLQSGPRRSRDRPYPEERLQNLETSATHLRGSNTPENESPRPHSPEERPPDPRPLSERLQNRQCPVNGLRDPRSLAERLRGLRPLWDRWRSPETLTDRLRDPETLEPEEKKPKLENGLCAVVKEEHLRSFEVSLADGSARILLHAAHAPEPKEEEDEGGGLGLPRPPRPPRPRDRGAGPLRMGPEPAVKREDPESEAERAAAAFIARAVFMCRGKLYSGLHTILGPSPEPAGGGGGGGGGGGGVGGEEECAWCARRYGSRRCLWYPARAPLPPGRVWRRVRGRRYLCTCCPGEPPSSGGEGGGGGEGGWYGKGYRKGRKKKR; encoded by the exons ATGGAGCGCGCCGTCGTGCGCTCGAGCGCCAGGctcagcggcggcggcggcggccccaGCAAGAGCAGCGGCGGTGGAGACAAGGCCGGCAGCCGCGCCGAGGCGGCGCGCcgggcggccgcggcggcgctGGCGGCCGAGCGCCGCGAGAGGGCCCGCCAGCGCGCCGAGGAGGTGGAGGACAGCCCGAGCGTGCTGCGCGACAAGTGCCGAGAGCTGGCGCGGGTTGTGCGCCAGGCCAAGCATCTCGTG GTGTACACGGGAGCGGGGATCAGCACAGCGGCCGACATTCCCGACTACCGCGGCCCGCATGGCGTGTGGACGAGGTTGCAGCGGGGAGAGGACATTGG TCGCGTGGAAGTGTCCAGCGCGCAGCCCACGTTCACGCACATGGCGCTGACGGCGCTGGTGGCGCGCGGGCTGTGCAAGTTCGTGGTGTCGCAGAACTGCGACGGGCTGCACGTGCGCTCCGGGCTGCCGCGCCGCTCGCTGGCCGAGCTGCACGGGGACATGTTCGCGGAGCGCTGCGCCGCGCCTCGATGCCGCGCCGTGCTGCTGCGCGCGTTCGACACCACGCAGCGCACGCGGCGCTACTCGCACGGCACGCGGCGCACGTgccccgcgccgcgctgcgGGCGCCCGCTGCGCGACACCATCGTGCACTTCGGcgagcgcgcgcgcgccgcctggCCGCTCAACTGGGCCGGCGCGCTccgccacgccgccgccgccgacgtcatCCTGTGCCTCGGCTCCAGTCTCAAG GTGCTGCGACGCTACCCGCGCTTGTGGTGCATGGCGCGGCCGGCGCGCATGCGCCCGCGCCTCTACATCGTCAACCTGCAGTGGACGCCCAAGGACACCGCCGCCGACCTCAAG ATCAACGCGCGCTGCGACTCGGTGATGCGCGAGCTGGCGCGGCgcctgcgcgtgcgcgtgccGCGCTACCGCCGCTCCCGCGACCCGCTGCTGGCGCACGCCACGCccctcgccgccgccgagcgGCACACCTGCTCCCGGCCGGAGCTGCGCGCGCCGGCGCTGCACGGCCACGAGCGAGACAGCGAGAGCGACGAACCCGAGGAGTTCGACTCCTCCTCCGCGTCCGATTCCGACGATGCGGTGCCGTTGAGGAGGCTGCAGGAGCGCTTGCGTGCCTCGAGGCCGAGAACCGACGGCCCTTCGAGCCCTCCGCCGGGGGCCGACGGACCTTCGGGGCCCGGGGCGAGGCTCAACGGGCTCCGGTGTCCGAGAGACCCGCCGGATCGACCGCGGGACCGACAGTTTCCTGAACGTCCTCGGCCGCTCTCACAAATGGAGGGCCCGCGGAGGCCGCCGCGCCCGGTGCCGGGGCTCCGGAGACTCGAGCGCCCGACGGAACGCTCGAGCGACCCGAATTTTCCGGTAGAAGGGCCCGATCTACAATCTGGGCCGCGACGCTCGCGAGACCGACCGTACCCGGAGGAACGCTTGCAAAACCTAGAAACCTCAGCGACGCACTTGCGCGGCTCAAATACGCCGGAAAATGAGTCGCCGCGCCCGCATTCTCCGGAGGAGCGCCCGCCGGACCCCCGGCCCCTATCGGAACGATTGCAAAACCGACAGTGCCCAGTAAATGGCTTGCGAGATCCACGATCCCTAGCGGAGCGTTTACGAGGTCTCCGGCCCCTATGGGATCGCTGGCGGAGCCCTGAGACCCTGACGGACCGCCTCCGAGACCCGGAGACTTTGGAGCCCGAAGAAAAGAAGCCCAAGCTGGAGAACGGCTTATGTGCCGTGGTTAAAGAGGAGCACCTGAGATCTTTTGAg GTGTCCCTCGCCGACGGGTCGGCCCGCATCCTCCTGCACGCCGCGCACGCGCCCGAGCccaaggaggaggaggacgaGGGCGGCGGCCTCGGCCTCCCGAGGCCCCCGCGGCCCCCGAGGCCCCGGGACCGCGGCGCCGGCCCGCTCAGAATGGGCCCCGAGCCCGCCGTCAAACGGGAGGATCCAGAGAGCGAGGCCGAGCGGGCCGCGGCCGCTTTCATAGCGCGTGCCGTGTTCATGTGCAGAGGGAAGCTGTACTCCGGGCTGCACACGATCCTCGGTCCGTCGCCGGAGCCGGCGGGCGGTGGTGGTGGGggcggtggtggtggtggggGTGTAGGGGGGGAGGAGGAGTGCGCGTGGTGCGCGCGACGCTACGGCAGCCGGCGCTGCCTGTGGTacccggcgcgcgcgccgctgcCGCCCGGCCGCGTGTGGCGGCGCGTGCGCGGGCGCCGCTACCTGTGCACCTGCTGCCCGGGCGAGCCGCCCTCCAGCGGGGGGGAGGGGGGCGGCGGCGGGGAGGGGGGCTGGTACGGGAAGGGCTACCGGAAGGGACGGAAAAAGAAACGGTAG
- the LOC134744022 gene encoding large ribosomal subunit protein eL38, whose translation MCNSILLINLVFLQLLVILWNNFNMPREIKDIKDFLLKARRKDAKSVKIKKNPENVKFKVRCSRFLYTLVITDKEKAEKLKQSLPPGLQVKEVK comes from the exons ATGTGTAATAGTATTTTGCTGATAAACCTTGTTTTTTTGCAGTTACTTGTCATCCTTTGGAACAATTTCAACATG CCGCGTGAAATCAAAGACATTAAGGATTTCCTCCTGAAGGCGAGAAGGAAAGACGCCAAAT CGGTGAAAATAAAGAAGAACCCTGAGAATGTTAAGTTCAAGGTGCGTTGCTCGCGCTTCCTCTACACACTGGTCATCACCGACAAGGAGAAGGCCGAGAAGCTGAAACAGAGCCTGCCCCCAG GTCTCCAGGTGAAGGAAGTGAAATAA